The following are from one region of the Pocillopora verrucosa isolate sample1 chromosome 3, ASM3666991v2, whole genome shotgun sequence genome:
- the LOC131791335 gene encoding secreted frizzled-related protein 3-like: MYLLMGTVVFCLDIVITLAGRTCEPIKIPICQKHLPYNMTMFPNALEHLTQQYSRQRIELYSDIVAINCSADAGFFLCAYHLPICAPEFKSRPIRPCRSVCKKVMRECMPTIRKYNREWPPDVVCKDLPSYESDVCIKPESFIKSVSSCRCIKPRVNYQRYKRNSYHFILKVFITSTTEKDNGGVIEGKIERILQKSSIHLRKGDSIYLHRNTTCNCPQVPKVDASFLVAGHVVAEQHKLYLFRDTGLIVPWERAWVEKFRKWERRLAVKSSGRKKNRRNKKLKRKAFSSPNQGH, translated from the exons ATGTATCTTTTGATGGGAACTGTCGTGTTTTGCCTTGATATTGTGATCACATTGGCAGGCCGAACATGTGAGCCCATCAAGATTCCAATTTGCCAGAAACACTTGCCGTACAACATGACAATGTTTCCTAATGCGCTTGAACATCTCACGCAACAATACAGCAGGCAAAGGATTGAGCTATACAGTGACATCGTCGCTATCAACTGTTCGGCTGATGCAGGATTTTTCCTCTGTGCCTATCACCTACCCATCTGTGCACCAGAGTTTAAATCCAGGCCAATTCGTCCGTGCAGATCAGTTTGCAAAAAGGTCATGAGAGAGTGTATGCCTACCATCCGAAAATACAACCGGGAGTGGCCCCCCGACGTCGTTTGTAAGGACCTGCCATCCTATGAAAGCGACGTTTGCATCAAGCCTGAGTCCTTTATTAAATCTG TGTCATCCTGCAGATGCATCAAGCCTCGTGTAAACTACCAGCGGTATAAAAGGAATTCTTACCATTTCA TTTTAAAAGTATTCATCACCTCAACTACAGAGAAGGACAATGGCGGAGTAATAGAGGGAAAAATTGAGAGGATCCTACAAAAAAGCTCTATTCACTTGAGGAAGGGAGACTCTATTTACCTGCACAGGAATACCACATGCAACTGTCCACAGGTTCCCAAGGTAGACGCCTCTTTCTTAGTGGCCGGTCACGTGGTTGCTGAACAGCACAAACTCTACTTGTTTCGTGATACGGGTTTGATCGTCCCTTGGGAGAGAGCCTGGGTGGAAAAATTCAGAAAGTGGGAAAGACGTCTAGCAGTGAAAAGTTctggacgaaaaaaaaacaggagaaacaaaaagttgaaaagaaaag CATTTTCATCCCCAAATCAGGGTCATTAA